The Chelatococcus sp. HY11 genome includes a window with the following:
- a CDS encoding VOC family protein — protein sequence MTTSPTPLAPKVNLITLGVSDIARSTTFYQRLGWRRSEEASTQDVSFFALDNLVLAVWSRDRLAEDAGLAPTPPGFGGFTLAQNLPSERDVDLAVENAVAAGGRLLKKPAKTFWGGYSGYFADPDGHPWEIAYNPYFPLDENGLVALPA from the coding sequence ATGACGACATCGCCGACACCACTCGCTCCGAAAGTGAATCTGATCACGCTCGGGGTCAGCGACATCGCGCGCAGCACAACTTTCTATCAGCGGCTGGGCTGGCGCAGGTCGGAAGAGGCGAGCACGCAGGATGTGAGCTTCTTCGCGCTCGACAATCTGGTCCTTGCCGTATGGTCCCGGGACCGGCTGGCGGAGGACGCAGGGCTCGCGCCAACGCCGCCGGGTTTCGGCGGCTTCACGCTTGCCCAGAACCTCCCCAGCGAGAGGGATGTGGATCTGGCCGTCGAGAACGCGGTCGCGGCTGGCGGCCGCCTCCTGAAGAAGCCCGCGAAGACGTTCTGGGGCGGCTATTCCGGCTATTTCGCCGATCCCGACGGTCATCCCTGGGAGATCGCCTATAATCCCTATTTCCCGCTTGATGAAAACGGGCTGGTTGCCTTGCCGGCGTGA
- a CDS encoding FAD-binding oxidoreductase, whose amino-acid sequence MLANPQSHGLWETTAPAAPATSVAHGAFEANVVVIGAGYTGLSCAFRLARGGAKVVVLEEHEIGFGGSGRNVGLVNAGMWVMPSALPAALGADYGERLLTLLGDAPRLVYAMIENNAIDCELVKAGTLHCAVGKKGLEEIQQRADQWQSRGAPVTMLGAEETARLVGSTTYAGALLDRRAGTIQPLAYVRGLADAAIKAGAQIYTASPVTSTERAGPRWTIRTPQSSIRADWIVVATNAYTHGPWPTIRQELVHLPYFNMATAPLSQELQESILPERQGAWDTRSILSSFRFDHTGRLVFGSVGALRGTGRAVHEAWARRSLVKLFPQLKGVNFESQWYGQIGTTVDNLPRFHKLAENVISFSGYNGRGIAPGTVFGHVLAEHISGGIAEADLPLPVTEPAAQPLRQAKEIFYEVGAQAAHLVDGYF is encoded by the coding sequence ATGCTCGCTAACCCGCAATCCCACGGCTTGTGGGAGACTACGGCGCCGGCGGCGCCCGCGACATCTGTCGCGCATGGCGCCTTCGAGGCGAATGTCGTCGTCATCGGAGCGGGCTATACCGGCCTCTCCTGCGCCTTTCGTCTCGCCCGTGGCGGCGCCAAGGTCGTGGTTCTGGAGGAGCATGAGATCGGCTTCGGCGGCTCGGGCCGGAATGTCGGGCTCGTCAACGCCGGCATGTGGGTCATGCCGTCCGCCCTGCCGGCGGCCCTTGGCGCGGACTACGGCGAGCGCCTCCTGACCCTGCTGGGCGACGCGCCCCGGCTCGTCTATGCGATGATCGAGAACAACGCCATCGATTGCGAGCTCGTGAAGGCGGGCACGCTCCATTGTGCTGTCGGCAAGAAGGGCCTGGAGGAGATCCAGCAGCGCGCAGACCAATGGCAATCACGCGGCGCACCGGTGACGATGCTCGGCGCGGAAGAAACCGCGCGTCTCGTCGGGTCCACCACATATGCGGGCGCCCTGCTCGACCGCCGGGCCGGAACGATCCAGCCGCTCGCCTATGTCCGGGGCCTCGCCGATGCCGCGATCAAGGCAGGCGCCCAGATCTACACGGCAAGCCCCGTCACCAGCACCGAGCGCGCGGGCCCGCGCTGGACGATCCGAACGCCCCAGTCGTCGATCCGCGCCGACTGGATCGTGGTGGCCACCAATGCCTATACCCATGGGCCGTGGCCGACGATCCGCCAGGAGCTCGTGCACCTGCCCTATTTCAACATGGCTACGGCGCCGCTCAGCCAGGAACTGCAAGAGAGCATCCTGCCGGAGCGGCAGGGCGCCTGGGACACGCGTTCAATCCTGAGTTCGTTCCGCTTCGATCACACGGGGCGTCTGGTGTTCGGGAGTGTCGGCGCCTTGCGCGGTACCGGCCGCGCCGTGCATGAAGCCTGGGCCAGGCGTTCTCTCGTCAAGCTGTTTCCGCAGCTCAAGGGCGTCAACTTCGAGAGCCAGTGGTACGGGCAGATCGGCACCACCGTCGACAACCTGCCCCGCTTCCACAAGCTTGCGGAAAATGTGATCAGCTTCAGCGGCTACAACGGCCGTGGCATCGCTCCCGGGACGGTCTTCGGCCATGTCCTCGCGGAGCATATCTCAGGCGGCATCGCCGAAGCGGACCTCCCGCTGCCGGTCACCGAGCCGGCGGCCCAGCCGCTGCGTCAGGCCAAGGAGATCTTTTACGAGGTCGGCGCGCAGGCTGCCCATCTCGTGGATGGGTATTTCTAG
- a CDS encoding 4-(cytidine 5'-diphospho)-2-C-methyl-D-erythritol kinase: protein MAARGEISCENGGLDTRALAKINLSLHVLGRRGDGYHDLESLVVFAGVGDGLSLTPGPGLSLTVSGPRAGALGQSGGLGPDGALGPDGGLGDNSDNLVLKAARALATHVPGLALGRFHLVKRLPVASGIGGGSADAAAALRLLARHNGLARDDARLMAAARATGADVPVCLASEARMMRGAGDNLGPVLALPPLYAVLANPGVAVETASVFRALGLNPGDRCGGAAHPDLSAAVCGASQARADLKAALLAARNDLEPPARAVAPVIDAVVDQLRAQRGCWLARMSGSGATVFGLFDDCHAAAAARQAIATAEPGWWVKATVLR from the coding sequence ATGGCGGCGCGTGGCGAGATCAGCTGCGAAAACGGCGGACTGGACACGCGCGCGCTGGCGAAGATCAACCTTTCGCTGCATGTGCTTGGCCGTCGCGGCGATGGCTATCACGACCTGGAGAGCCTCGTGGTCTTCGCCGGTGTCGGGGATGGACTGTCCCTGACGCCCGGACCCGGTCTGTCGCTCACGGTGAGCGGGCCGCGCGCGGGTGCACTTGGCCAAAGTGGCGGACTTGGCCCTGATGGCGCACTTGGCCCTGATGGTGGCCTCGGCGATAATTCTGACAATCTGGTGCTGAAGGCCGCACGTGCACTGGCCACGCATGTCCCCGGCCTCGCGCTCGGTCGTTTCCACCTCGTGAAGCGCTTGCCCGTCGCCTCGGGCATCGGCGGCGGTTCCGCCGATGCGGCTGCGGCGCTGCGGCTTCTCGCCAGGCATAACGGATTGGCCCGCGACGACGCGCGGCTCATGGCGGCGGCCCGCGCCACGGGCGCCGATGTCCCGGTTTGTCTCGCCAGCGAAGCGCGCATGATGCGCGGGGCAGGGGACAACCTCGGGCCGGTGCTGGCGCTGCCTCCCCTCTATGCCGTGCTCGCGAACCCCGGTGTCGCTGTGGAGACCGCGTCCGTATTCCGGGCGTTGGGTCTGAACCCCGGCGATCGATGTGGCGGGGCGGCCCATCCCGATCTATCCGCGGCCGTCTGTGGCGCATCTCAGGCGCGCGCCGATCTCAAGGCCGCCCTGCTCGCCGCCCGCAATGATCTAGAGCCACCGGCAAGGGCCGTGGCTCCCGTCATCGACGCGGTTGTGGATCAGCTCCGCGCCCAGCGCGGCTGCTGGCTTGCCCGGATGTCCGGCTCCGGCGCCACGGTTTTCGGCCTGTTCGATGATTGCCACGCCGCCGCTGCGGCGCGCCAGGCCATTGCTACGGCCGAACCCGGGTGGTGGGTGAAGGCGACAGTGTTGCGTTAG
- a CDS encoding PA0069 family radical SAM protein, with product MAQRALIKGLSSTASARVQSPLPEELAARAKRASRKPRVVPREPTPEEVERRDPAFSALPGQHDQAIEGERRRGRGAVTNPAARYEPIQREDVDDGWGTIDELPPFKTEVGIEKARRIITRNNSPDISFDRSINPYRGCEHGCVYCFARPTHAYMGLSPGLDFESKLFAKPEAAVLLKRELAATGYQPQTLAIGTNTDPYQPIERQYGIMRNILEVLAETNHPVGIVTKSALVTRDIDILAPMAAKGLAKVAISVTTLDAKLARSMEPRAATPSKRLETIERLAAAGIPVTVLVAPIIPAINEAEIETILERTHAAGAREAGYVLLRLPLEIKDIVSDWLIANHPGKARHVLSLIRSTRNGKDYDARWGERMVGNGPYAWMIGRRFEIAAARIGFNKQRRRLRTDLFTPPKPATEQLSLF from the coding sequence ATGGCTCAGCGAGCCTTGATCAAGGGCCTTTCATCGACTGCATCGGCGCGCGTCCAGTCACCGCTGCCGGAGGAATTGGCGGCACGGGCCAAGCGCGCATCGCGCAAGCCGCGCGTGGTGCCGCGCGAGCCGACACCGGAGGAAGTCGAGCGTCGCGACCCGGCGTTCAGCGCCCTGCCCGGCCAGCACGACCAGGCCATCGAGGGCGAACGCCGACGTGGGCGCGGCGCCGTGACGAACCCCGCCGCGCGCTACGAGCCCATCCAGCGCGAGGATGTGGACGACGGCTGGGGCACGATCGATGAACTGCCGCCCTTCAAGACCGAGGTCGGCATCGAGAAGGCACGGCGCATCATCACGCGCAACAATTCGCCGGATATCTCCTTTGACCGATCCATCAATCCCTATCGCGGCTGCGAGCATGGTTGCGTCTACTGCTTCGCGCGGCCTACCCACGCCTATATGGGTCTGTCACCCGGCCTCGATTTCGAATCGAAGCTCTTCGCGAAGCCTGAAGCGGCCGTCCTCCTGAAGCGGGAACTCGCGGCGACGGGTTACCAGCCTCAGACACTGGCCATCGGCACCAACACGGATCCCTATCAGCCGATCGAGCGACAGTACGGGATCATGCGGAATATCCTGGAGGTGCTGGCCGAGACGAATCATCCGGTCGGCATCGTCACGAAATCGGCCCTCGTCACCCGGGATATCGACATCCTCGCGCCGATGGCGGCGAAGGGCCTCGCCAAGGTCGCGATCTCCGTCACGACGCTCGATGCCAAACTGGCCCGCAGCATGGAACCGCGCGCCGCGACGCCCTCGAAAAGGCTGGAGACGATAGAGCGCCTGGCGGCCGCCGGGATCCCGGTCACGGTTCTCGTCGCGCCCATCATCCCCGCCATCAACGAGGCTGAAATCGAGACGATCCTGGAGCGCACCCATGCCGCTGGCGCCCGCGAGGCCGGGTATGTGCTGTTGCGCCTGCCCCTCGAGATCAAGGACATCGTCAGTGACTGGCTCATCGCCAACCATCCGGGCAAGGCGCGCCACGTACTGTCGCTCATCAGATCAACGCGCAACGGCAAGGACTACGACGCGCGCTGGGGCGAGCGCATGGTCGGCAACGGTCCCTATGCCTGGATGATCGGACGACGTTTCGAGATCGCCGCGGCCAGGATCGGCTTCAATAAGCAGCGCAGGCGGCTGCGGACAGATCTGTTCACGCCGCCGAAACCGGCAACCGAGCAACTCAGTTTGTTCTGA
- a CDS encoding uracil-DNA glycosylase, with product MTFDTYDARALEALLDFYVEAGIDFALDEEPHDRFADTAAEAAARAEHRARVSDDDRPPLPERAAPSREQTELPRAAAVPAFPQGTETADEAALSARSEARSARTMDELRDRLAAFEACALKRTAKSLVFADGNPSARVMLVGEAPGRDEDLQGLPFVGRSGQLLDRMLAAIGLNRESVYIANIVPWRPPGNRTPTPQEAAICRPFIERQIELCDPDILVCLGGPSAQALLGIKEGILRSRGKWVEYHTGTRAIRALATLHPAYLLRQPLQKKLAWRDLRALRHTLDSLKRPETSQQS from the coding sequence ATGACCTTCGACACCTACGATGCCAGGGCGCTTGAAGCGCTGCTCGACTTTTATGTCGAGGCCGGCATCGATTTCGCGCTCGACGAGGAACCGCACGACCGGTTCGCGGATACGGCTGCCGAGGCGGCAGCACGGGCTGAACACCGCGCCCGAGTGAGCGACGATGACCGCCCGCCCCTGCCCGAGCGCGCCGCCCCATCGCGAGAGCAGACGGAGCTCCCGCGCGCCGCGGCGGTGCCCGCTTTCCCGCAGGGCACGGAAACGGCGGATGAAGCTGCTCTTTCAGCGAGAAGCGAGGCCCGCAGCGCGCGCACCATGGATGAGCTGCGCGATCGCCTCGCCGCGTTCGAGGCCTGCGCGCTCAAGCGCACGGCAAAATCCCTGGTCTTCGCGGATGGCAATCCCTCGGCGCGTGTCATGCTGGTCGGCGAAGCGCCCGGCCGCGACGAAGACCTCCAGGGCCTGCCCTTCGTCGGGCGCTCCGGCCAGCTTCTGGACCGCATGCTGGCGGCCATCGGGCTCAACCGGGAAAGCGTCTATATCGCCAATATCGTGCCCTGGCGGCCGCCGGGAAACCGCACGCCGACACCCCAGGAAGCCGCCATCTGCCGGCCGTTCATCGAGCGGCAGATCGAACTCTGCGATCCGGACATTCTCGTTTGCCTCGGTGGCCCCTCGGCCCAGGCGCTGCTCGGCATCAAAGAGGGTATCCTGCGCAGCCGGGGCAAGTGGGTGGAATACCACACAGGCACGCGCGCGATCCGCGCGCTCGCGACCCTGCATCCCGCCTATCTGCTGCGCCAGCCGCTGCAGAAGAAGCTTGCCTGGCGGGATCTACGCGCGTTGCGCCATACGCTCGACTCGCTGAAACGGCCTGAAACCTCCCAGCAGTCCTGA
- a CDS encoding prolyl oligopeptidase family serine peptidase, with the protein MMAMPAVTQHMIGRGDGAAVELFVARNADVAPKGAILFVHGNQGGTLLGGKEAVDDGSLLRFASRLGVTSAAVSQPGFGASEGPADFCGPNTQQAIVAALSYLKEQPSVDPSRVVVYGNSRGAVASAMVAAQVPDLRAIILSGGVYDLREAYHNSSRGLQQAMEIEAGLSSNAFLDRSALHHAHRIHAETVLLHGRYDDRAPVDQAERFSAALTEAGRPVSLHIFECGHRIPREQATPVLRDVLTRIFASTVTYH; encoded by the coding sequence ATGATGGCAATGCCGGCTGTAACGCAGCATATGATTGGTCGTGGCGATGGCGCGGCCGTTGAACTTTTCGTAGCCCGCAACGCGGATGTGGCGCCCAAAGGCGCGATACTGTTTGTTCACGGCAACCAGGGCGGGACGCTTCTGGGTGGAAAGGAGGCGGTCGATGACGGATCTCTGCTCCGGTTTGCCTCTCGCCTGGGCGTCACGTCCGCCGCGGTCTCGCAGCCAGGCTTCGGCGCATCCGAGGGCCCTGCGGATTTCTGCGGTCCGAACACGCAGCAAGCAATCGTTGCGGCCCTGAGCTACCTCAAAGAACAACCTTCGGTCGATCCTTCGCGCGTCGTCGTTTACGGCAACAGTCGCGGCGCGGTTGCGTCAGCGATGGTCGCCGCTCAAGTGCCTGATCTTCGCGCCATTATACTCTCCGGCGGTGTCTATGATCTGCGAGAAGCGTACCATAACAGTTCGCGAGGTTTGCAGCAGGCTATGGAGATAGAGGCAGGTCTTTCCAGCAATGCTTTCCTCGATCGCTCTGCTCTCCATCATGCGCATAGAATCCACGCCGAGACAGTGCTGTTGCACGGCAGGTACGATGACCGTGCGCCGGTTGATCAGGCTGAGAGGTTTTCGGCAGCCCTCACGGAGGCGGGAAGACCGGTGAGCCTGCACATCTTCGAATGCGGCCATCGCATCCCGCGTGAACAGGCCACGCCGGTCCTGCGGGACGTTCTCACGAGGATATTCGCGTCCACCGTCACCTACCACTGA
- a CDS encoding tetratricopeptide repeat protein: protein MIRSSARRRLAVIASLLVASAVAVPLPVSAARSAEKPVVTVEFPEAQSLEGNFLAAIVAGSARDTGAAAVYFREALRDDPRNAELIERAFVAFLADGDMPEAFRAAQQIIKREPNNGLARLALGVKALEAKQYSTARRELARGGRGYANDITATLLTAWAWAGSGNLKRSLETVDRLKGESSYNVFRDYHAGLIAAMRGNPKEAESRLSASYNAERTTLRVVDAYGRLEAGQGRKDNAVAAYEAFEKLMPRHPVVRAALKDLNAGKGLKPLVATPQQGAAEVLYGLGAAGNSQGDEVAAMIYLRLALFLDPNHDLAKITLGDILERLKQYEQAIEVYQSLPADSPLKPHGEVQVALSLDALDKTDEAIAYLKADVERNPTDVEGLAALGSILQKRKRFAESAEVYSKAIEQIGTPETGNWPLFYSRGIGYERSKQWPKAEVDFKKALELAPESIGRDRALILNYLAYSWVDQGINIDEAFQMLKRAVELRPRDGYIVDSLGWAYYRLGRYDDAVRELEKAIDLRPADPTINDHLGDAYWKVGRRLEAKFQWNHARDLNPEPEDLTKILKKIEAGLPDDDKPAAAEAPKTDKNGG from the coding sequence GTGATCAGATCGTCGGCGCGTCGGCGCCTTGCTGTCATTGCTTCCCTTCTTGTCGCGAGTGCGGTGGCAGTGCCACTGCCAGTGTCGGCCGCGCGATCAGCCGAGAAACCGGTCGTCACGGTCGAGTTTCCCGAGGCGCAAAGCCTCGAGGGCAATTTTCTAGCCGCCATCGTCGCCGGTTCGGCGCGGGATACCGGCGCGGCCGCCGTTTATTTCCGCGAAGCCTTGCGGGACGATCCGCGCAATGCCGAGCTCATCGAGCGGGCGTTCGTGGCCTTTCTCGCGGATGGCGACATGCCGGAAGCGTTCCGCGCCGCGCAGCAGATCATCAAGCGGGAGCCGAACAACGGCCTCGCGCGCCTGGCGCTGGGCGTGAAGGCTCTTGAAGCGAAGCAATATTCGACGGCGCGGCGTGAGCTCGCGCGTGGCGGTCGCGGCTATGCCAATGACATCACGGCGACGCTCCTCACAGCGTGGGCCTGGGCGGGTTCGGGCAATCTGAAGCGTTCCCTCGAAACCGTCGATCGTCTCAAGGGCGAGAGCTCCTACAACGTCTTCCGCGACTATCACGCGGGCCTCATCGCGGCCATGCGCGGCAATCCGAAGGAAGCCGAGAGCCGCCTCTCGGCGTCCTACAATGCCGAGCGTACGACGCTCAGGGTCGTCGATGCCTATGGGCGGCTGGAGGCCGGCCAGGGCCGCAAGGATAACGCCGTCGCGGCGTATGAAGCCTTCGAGAAGCTGATGCCGCGCCATCCGGTGGTGCGCGCCGCCCTCAAGGATCTCAATGCCGGCAAGGGCCTCAAGCCGCTTGTGGCGACGCCGCAGCAGGGTGCCGCGGAGGTGCTCTATGGCCTGGGCGCGGCCGGCAACAGTCAGGGGGATGAAGTCGCCGCGATGATCTATCTGCGGCTGGCCCTGTTCCTCGACCCTAACCACGACCTTGCCAAGATCACGCTTGGCGACATCCTGGAACGGCTGAAGCAGTACGAACAGGCCATCGAGGTCTACCAGTCTCTGCCCGCTGATTCACCCTTGAAGCCTCACGGCGAGGTGCAGGTCGCCCTGTCGCTCGACGCGCTCGACAAGACGGACGAGGCGATCGCCTATCTGAAGGCCGACGTGGAGCGCAATCCGACCGATGTGGAAGGGCTGGCGGCTCTCGGCAGCATCCTGCAGAAACGCAAGCGATTCGCCGAATCGGCGGAGGTCTATTCCAAGGCGATCGAGCAGATCGGGACGCCTGAGACCGGCAACTGGCCGCTCTTTTACTCGCGCGGTATCGGTTATGAGCGCTCCAAGCAGTGGCCGAAGGCGGAGGTAGACTTCAAGAAGGCTTTGGAGCTCGCCCCCGAATCCATCGGCCGGGATCGCGCGCTGATCCTGAATTACCTTGCCTATTCCTGGGTCGATCAGGGCATCAACATCGACGAGGCCTTCCAGATGCTGAAGCGCGCGGTCGAGCTGCGCCCGCGTGACGGCTATATCGTCGACAGCCTCGGCTGGGCTTATTACCGCCTCGGCCGCTATGACGACGCCGTGCGCGAGCTTGAGAAGGCGATCGATCTGAGGCCTGCCGACCCCACGATCAACGACCATCTCGGCGATGCCTATTGGAAGGTGGGCCGGAGGCTGGAGGCGAAGTTCCAGTGGAACCACGCCCGGGACCTCAACCCCGAGCCCGAGGATCTCACCAAGATCCTGAAGAAGATCGAGGCCGGCCTGCCGGACGATGACAAGCCGGCTGCGGCCGAGGCGCCGAAGACGGACAAGAACGGCGGCTGA
- a CDS encoding electron transfer flavoprotein-ubiquinone oxidoreductase, whose translation MELPEREGMDYDVVIVGAGPAGLAAAIRLKQLAAEKGHEVSVVVVEKGSEVGAHILSGAVIDPIGLDRLLPDWREDPERPLTTEVTADKFYYLGPAGGVRLPNFAMPRLMDNHGNFVGSLGNVARYLAAQAEALGVEIYPGFAATEILYGENGEVTGIATGDMGVSREGEPKADYTRGMELRGRYTLFAEGARGSLTKQLLKRFGLDEGCDPQKFGIGLKELWQVKPERFQPGLVQHSFGWPLDNSTGGGSFLYHFDDHFVTVGFVVHLNYQNPTLSPFDEFQRFKTHPFIREVFEGGKRIAYGSRAITEGGWQSVPKLTFKGGALIGCAGGFVNVPRIKGSHNAVLSGIQAADEAFAALVDGRRGDELSGYENGWRASAIGRDLKRVRNVKPLWSRFGTMMGVALGGLDMWTNELFGFSAFGTLKHGKPDYATLKPIDQVKPITYPRPDGVVSFDKLSSVFLSNTNHVEDQPVHLRLTDPNIPVNSNLPLYGEPARLYCPAGVYEVVYDDEANRKDPRFVINAQNCVHCKTCDIKDPAQNITWVPPEGGGGPNYPNM comes from the coding sequence ATGGAGCTGCCCGAGCGCGAGGGAATGGACTACGACGTCGTCATCGTCGGCGCTGGCCCGGCGGGATTGGCGGCAGCCATTCGTTTGAAGCAGCTCGCGGCCGAGAAAGGCCATGAGGTTTCCGTCGTCGTCGTGGAGAAAGGTTCGGAGGTCGGCGCCCATATCCTGTCGGGCGCCGTGATCGACCCCATCGGTCTCGACAGGCTGCTGCCCGATTGGCGCGAGGATCCGGAACGGCCGCTGACCACTGAGGTCACGGCCGACAAGTTCTATTATCTCGGCCCGGCCGGTGGCGTGCGGCTTCCGAATTTCGCCATGCCGCGGCTGATGGACAATCACGGCAATTTCGTCGGTTCGCTTGGGAATGTGGCGCGTTATCTCGCGGCCCAGGCGGAAGCGCTTGGCGTCGAGATCTATCCGGGATTCGCCGCGACCGAGATCCTGTACGGGGAAAACGGCGAGGTCACCGGTATCGCCACCGGCGACATGGGCGTCAGCCGTGAGGGTGAGCCCAAGGCGGACTACACGCGCGGCATGGAGCTGAGGGGGCGTTACACCCTCTTCGCCGAAGGCGCGCGTGGCAGCCTCACGAAACAGCTCCTGAAGCGTTTCGGCCTCGATGAGGGGTGCGATCCGCAGAAGTTCGGCATCGGCTTGAAGGAATTGTGGCAGGTGAAGCCGGAGCGCTTCCAGCCCGGCCTCGTTCAGCATTCCTTCGGCTGGCCGCTCGACAACAGCACCGGCGGAGGTTCCTTCCTCTACCATTTCGACGATCATTTCGTGACCGTCGGCTTCGTGGTGCATCTCAACTATCAGAACCCGACGCTGTCGCCTTTCGATGAGTTCCAGCGCTTCAAGACGCACCCCTTCATCCGCGAGGTGTTCGAGGGAGGCAAGCGCATCGCCTATGGTTCACGCGCCATCACCGAGGGCGGCTGGCAATCGGTGCCGAAGCTCACGTTCAAAGGCGGAGCGCTCATCGGTTGCGCCGGGGGCTTCGTCAACGTTCCACGTATCAAGGGCAGCCATAACGCCGTGCTCTCCGGCATCCAGGCCGCTGATGAGGCGTTCGCCGCGCTGGTCGACGGACGCCGGGGTGACGAGCTCTCGGGCTATGAGAACGGCTGGCGGGCATCGGCCATCGGGCGGGATCTCAAGCGCGTGCGCAACGTCAAGCCATTGTGGTCGCGCTTCGGCACGATGATGGGCGTGGCGCTCGGCGGCCTCGACATGTGGACGAACGAGCTCTTCGGGTTCTCGGCTTTTGGCACGCTGAAGCATGGCAAGCCCGACTACGCCACCCTGAAGCCGATCGACCAGGTCAAGCCGATTACCTATCCGCGGCCCGACGGGGTCGTGTCGTTCGACAAGCTGTCGTCGGTGTTCCTGTCGAACACCAACCATGTGGAAGACCAGCCCGTTCACCTCCGGCTGACGGACCCGAACATTCCCGTGAACTCTAACCTGCCGCTCTATGGCGAGCCGGCGCGGCTCTATTGCCCGGCGGGTGTCTACGAGGTGGTCTATGACGACGAGGCGAACCGCAAGGACCCCCGTTTCGTGATCAACGCGCAGAACTGCGTGCACTGCAAAACCTGCGACATCAAGGATCCGGCGCAGAACATCACCTGGGTTCCGCCGGAAGGCGGTGGTGGCCCTAATTACCCCAACATGTGA
- a CDS encoding ribonuclease HII, which translates to MPVGPTYDRELRLKARGLWPVAGVDEVGRGPLAGPVVVAAVILDPDRIPDGLADSKILDAAERERLHDIIVTTSHVGIASVSAGGIDAMNIRQATLSAMSRALAALPIAPMVALVDGIDRPPAPCEVEAVVKGDANVVSIAAAAIVAKVTRDRMMKRLCGRYPAYGFSRHKGYGTVEHRAAIAAHGPCPFHRMSFAPLKVSLGAEADASPVAALAV; encoded by the coding sequence ATGCCGGTCGGGCCGACATATGATCGCGAGTTGCGGCTTAAGGCGCGCGGGCTTTGGCCTGTCGCCGGCGTCGACGAGGTCGGTCGGGGACCGCTGGCGGGGCCTGTGGTGGTTGCCGCCGTCATTCTTGATCCCGACCGCATTCCCGACGGCCTGGCGGATTCGAAGATACTGGATGCGGCCGAGCGCGAGCGCCTGCACGACATCATCGTCACGACGAGCCATGTCGGCATCGCCAGCGTCTCCGCAGGCGGCATCGATGCCATGAACATTCGTCAGGCGACGCTGAGCGCCATGTCGCGCGCGCTGGCCGCGCTGCCCATCGCGCCGATGGTGGCGCTGGTCGATGGCATTGATCGTCCCCCGGCGCCCTGCGAGGTGGAAGCTGTCGTCAAAGGCGATGCCAATGTCGTTTCCATCGCCGCCGCAGCGATCGTCGCCAAGGTCACGCGGGATCGCATGATGAAGCGGCTATGCGGCCGTTATCCGGCCTATGGGTTCTCCCGCCATAAGGGATACGGGACGGTCGAGCATCGCGCCGCCATCGCGGCGCACGGCCCCTGTCCCTTCCATCGCATGAGCTTCGCGCCGCTCAAAGTCTCACTGGGCGCCGAGGCTGATGCTTCGCCGGTCGCCGCGCTGGCGGTGTAA
- a CDS encoding peroxiredoxin, whose amino-acid sequence MAIKVGDPLPQVTFRIPTSDGPAAKTTDDLFKGRRVVLFAVPGAFTPTCNNNHLPGFLAKASEIRAKGIDAILVTAVNDVFVMGAWAKATGAEGTIEFLSDGSAEFATAIGLAFDGKGFGLGTRSQRYSMVVNDGVVEQLNVEETASKAEVSGAEALLAKL is encoded by the coding sequence ATGGCCATCAAAGTCGGTGATCCGCTACCCCAGGTGACCTTCCGCATCCCCACGTCGGATGGCCCGGCGGCCAAGACCACGGATGACCTTTTCAAGGGGCGGCGGGTTGTGCTGTTTGCCGTGCCGGGCGCCTTCACGCCCACTTGCAACAACAACCATCTCCCCGGCTTCCTGGCCAAGGCCTCCGAAATCAGGGCCAAGGGTATCGATGCGATCCTCGTCACCGCGGTGAACGACGTGTTCGTGATGGGCGCCTGGGCGAAGGCGACCGGCGCCGAAGGCACCATCGAGTTTCTCTCGGACGGCAGCGCGGAATTCGCGACCGCCATCGGGCTTGCTTTCGATGGCAAGGGCTTCGGCCTCGGCACCCGCTCCCAGCGCTATTCGATGGTGGTGAACGACGGTGTCGTCGAGCAGCTCAATGTCGAGGAAACGGCCAGCAAGGCCGAGGTTTCCGGCGCCGAGGCGCTGCTCGCCAAGCTCTGA